From Uloborus diversus isolate 005 unplaced genomic scaffold, Udiv.v.3.1 scaffold_788, whole genome shotgun sequence, one genomic window encodes:
- the LOC129233902 gene encoding uncharacterized protein LOC129233902 has translation MSSEFPHMLLDSKSPKKSQERNEKETKITSVKKQEKIRIQSLVQRQKNIINQHVNRRNEEERHVFPTTEENEKHFDSEKEKKLIRVSQIWRDNKKWEKLFKRELRTLKEMEQFLEYLREKDLQKHSYKCKKMIKELPNPFVDKKEKSLSATENCGHLISDSAQKREIQNKIKRKTFFEKSDEGSEPTSKGFSKFRSIARQENKQKERHKKVSKQGKCIPNLKKNEEEKKCHLQEQNKHRIYNNKSEQSVESIPLNSYYKLKSKRQFTAEKHKISKEFHNWKQEKKNSEWDKINYANKLANGKMYEIRMARSDINMASTLDQNTHRCTLPRGLNLKSMFILGDKKLGLFKNKFLLKVKGNQIYLESAETKPKHKLTKGKQNRNSMVNRSQLKSFFIKASAGTNSKETGGEFHCFSGGGKNEETTLEEMESFLRQLRLKKKTTSTSQSSRFDSKSHASEVTDRARDERRAKLLSCMHDSPKKTARLLEDLKRHGRQSDDNFATESKKQKLLRKMREETDAIISEGNSHLRRGAGLNTENGEIPEVTNAREDCKQNEKFDVSFKIKKLEQEKNDVTQCENNQNCAKTSSELRILNVLRAKRKDAKMKKKTIINNE, from the coding sequence ATGTCTTCAGAATTTCCTCATATGCTCTTAGATTCAAAGTCTCCCAAAAAATctcaagaaagaaatgaaaaggaaACGAAAATTACATCggtaaaaaagcaagaaaagatCAGAATTCAATCATTAGTTCAACGCCAGAAGAATATAATCAATCAACATGTAAATCGACGAAATGAGGAGGAAAGGCATGTATTTCCTACAACGGAGGAAAACGAAAAGCATTTTGacagtgaaaaggaaaaaaagttaattagaGTAAGTCAAATCTGGAGAGACaataaaaaatgggaaaaacttttcaaaagagaGCTCCGAACGCTTAAAGAAATGGaacaatttttagaatatttaagAGAAAAGGATTTGCAAAAACATTCTTACAAATGCAAAAAGATGATCAAGGAATTGCCAAATCCATTtgtagataaaaaagaaaaaagtttgtcGGCAACTGAAAACTGTGGACATCTAATCTCTGACAGTGCTCAAAAaagagaaattcaaaataaaattaagaggaaaacattttttgagaaatcagaTGAAGGTTCTGAACCGACGtcaaaaggtttttcaaaatttcgaagCATTGCAAGACAGGAAAATAAGCAGAAGGAACGTCATAAAAAGGTTTCGAAGCAAGGAAAATGTATTCCTAACTTGAAAAAGAACGAGGAGGAGAAAAAATGTCATTTGCAAGAACAAAATAAACATCGTATTTATAACAACAAATCAGAGCAATCTGTAGAATCGATACCACTTAAttcttattataaattgaaaTCAAAAAGGCAGTTTACAgctgaaaaacacaaaatttcaaaagaatttcatAATTGGAAACAAGAAAAGAAGAATTCTGAATGGGATAAAATAAATTATGCAAATAAATTAGCAAATggaaaaatgtatgaaataagaATGGCACGCAGCGATATAAATATGGCATCAACTTTAGATCAAAATACGCATAGATGTACTTTACCAAGGGGATTAAACTTGAAAAGCATGTTTATTCTCGGAGATAAAAAATTAGGTCTgttcaaaaacaaatttctgtTGAAAGTGAAAGGAAATCAGATTTATTTAGAGAGCGCAGAAACAAAACCGAAACATAAACTGACGAAAGGGAAACAAAATCGAAATTCCATGGTGAATCGTAGCCAATTGAAAAGTTTCTTCATAAAGGCATCCGCAGGCACGAACTCGAAAGAAACGGGAGGTGAATTTCATTGCTTTTCGGGCGGCGGGAAAAACGAGGAAACCACATTAGAGGAAATGGAATCTTTCCTACGACAACTGCgcctgaagaaaaaaacaacTTCAACTTCGCAGAGCAGCCGATTTGATTCGAAATCTCATGCCAGCGAAGTAACGGACAGAGCTCGTGACGAGCGGAGAGCGAAATTGTTGTCTTGCATGCATGACAGCCCGAAGAAAACAGCCAGGTTGCTCGAAGATCTAAAGAGACACGGACGACAGTCAGACGATAATTTCGCGACGGAATCGAAGAAGCAAAAATTATTGCGAAAAATGCGGGAGGAGACGGATGCGATTATTTCGGAGGGTAACTCACATCTCAGACGTGGAGCAGGGCTGAATACAGAAAATGGTGAAATTCCTGAAGTAACCAATGCGAGGGAAGATTGCAAACAAAACGAAAAATTCGACGtatcctttaaaattaaaaaactagaaCAGGAAAAGAATGATGTGACGCAGTGTGAAAACAATCAAAATTGCGCAAAAACTTCTTCAGAATTGCGAATATTAAACGTCTTACGAGCAAAACGAAAGGATgccaagatgaaaaaaaaaacaataatcaataATGAATGA